One Candidatus Micrarchaeota archaeon genomic window, CTCCCCTGGGTCGACAAGGTCGTGAACTCGACAGTCGGGATATCAGGCCTGCTTCCTACCATAGAATTCATCCACAGCGGGAAGGACATCGCAATAGCAAACAAGGAATCGTTCGTTACCGGCGGAAGCCTGATAAACAGGCTCGCAAGGGAAAAAGGCATGGAGATAGCCCCGATCTGGGAAGCCGGAAGAAAAAACGGGAAAAGGGCATTGTATCCGATAGACAGCGAACACAGCGCGATATGGCAATGCCTGCAGGGCGAAAAGGGCAACGAGATAGACAAGATAATACTCACGGCCTCTGGAGGGCCTTTCAGGAACTCGAGCATCGAAGAAATGAAAAACGCAACAGTTGATGAAGCACTGAATCATCCCACATGGAAGATGGGCGGCAGGATAACAATAGACTCAGCTACCCTCATGAACAAGGGATTCGAGGTGATAGAGGCCGCGTGGCTGTTCGGCGTCAGGCCTGAGCAGATTACGATCCAGGTGCACCCGCAGAGCATAATACATTCAATGGTGCAGTTCAAGGACGGCAGCATAAAGGCGCAGATGAGCCCTCCGGACATGAAACTTCCGATACAGTATGCGCTTACATATCCTGAGAGGATGCCAAGCAAAAGCATTCCGCGCCTTGACCTTGCAAAATCAACAATGCTGAACTTCGAGGGAGAACCAGACACGGAAAAATTCAGGTGCCTCGGCCTTGCATTCGAGGCATTGAAACTTGGCGGCACCGCCCCCGCGGTGCTGAACGGCGCGGATGAAAAGGCGGTTGAGCTGTTCCTTGACAGGAAGATAAAGCTGCTTGACATCCCCGAAGCGATAGAAAAGGCATTGGCAAGCCACAAGGTGGTGGGAAACCCCAACATAAAGGACATACTGCTGGCTGACAGGGAGGCAAGGGGATTCGTTGCGGAATACGCCAGGGAAAAGTATCCTGGCAAACTGAAGAGCGTATCTATATAGCGCTGCCGAACGGCCCTACAAAGGAATAAAAATAATCGCATTCAATACCTCTTGATGATGACTCACGAGGTATTTCTGATACGTGATGAATAAGAGAGTCGCTGATGTAATGTGCTTGACATGATGCCGCCCCTGCAACTAGAGACAGTTTCCGTTGCCTCGCTTGTATTCGTGCTGAGCCTTGTCCTTACCATAGTGCTTACATTGTCCTACCTGAAGAGCAGGAGGCTGAGCAAGCTGTTCTGGAGCCTCGGCATGTGGGCATTCACCGCAAGCGCACTTATGACTGTAGCGTTCGCGCTCGGTACATATTCGGAGCCCCTGGCTACGATATACCTGTACATAGTTGCAATACTCGTAGAGCTGCTTGCAATAGGCTCGATGCAGCTCATGAGCTACGGAAACATGAAGCTCGCATATTATGCCTTCTGCGCGATTACAACCGCGTTCATGTTCTACTCACTTGCCGTCTCAAGCATACCCAATCTTATAGCCAACTACGCGCTGTACGGATCCCCTCCCGCGCTTGTAGTGTACGCCTCCTCGGCAATAACCATACCCGCATCAGCGATACTTGTCATAATCGCGATAAAGAGCTACTGGACCGGCAAGGACTACTGGAACATAAGCATAGTGGCGGGCGTGCTCATTTTCGCCCTGTCCGGGGCAATCTACATAAACTCATTTCCATCAATGCAGTACGTGACGGAGTTCATAGGGATATTCCTCCTATGGCTAGGGTTCTTCAAGCGTGCCAACTAAGGTGTTTTACTGGATGTAACGGTCTTCGATAGGGCATTGACCGGCTATTCGTTGTCCGTGCACATAATACTAGCATCGATAGGGATAGCCCTGCCTGTCATAATGCTGCTTGCGGAATATGTCAGCATAAGGTTCAACGACAAGGATTTCGAGTTGCTTTCAAAGAGGATTTCAATAGCATTTGTGATACTGTTCGCGCTTGGAACGGCATCAGGCACTCTTGTGGCGCTGGAGCTGCTGCTCGTATGGCCGAAGTTCATGGCCTTCATATCCCAGGTGGCGATACTTCCATTTTACATAGAGGTCTTCGCGTTCTTCATGGAGTCGATATTCATAGGCATATACATCTATTCGTGGGGGAAGTTCAGGAACAGGATGCTGCACCTTGCTTCCGGAATACCCATAGCAGTTGGAGGTGCATTGTCGGCCGTCCTGATAACGATGATAAACGCTTTCATGAACACGCCGAACGGTTTCGATGTCCAGGCATACCTGAAGGGCGGCACCATAACCGGCGTTATGCCGTTCGCGGTATTCTCCACCCCTTCAACAGCGCTCGAGGTCAGCCACGTGCTCGCCACCGCCTACCTTGCCGGCATACTCATATTCGTGGCGTATATGGCGTTCATGCTGTCAAGGACAGGCGCGGAAAACAGCAAGAGGTACTACAGGAAGGCAATAAGACTGGCCATGGTTGTCGGAATAATAGCGCTGGCAGCATCAATCGTCACGGGGCTTATGTCCATATCCGCGCTGATGCATCTGCAGCCCGAGAAATTTGCCGCGATAGAGGGCAACATATATCCGCAGTCCTATGCCCCTGAAAGGATCGGCGGCATACCGGTAAACGGATCCCTGGAATACTACATAGCGCTGCCCAGCATGCAGAGCATACTTGCAACGGGCAGCGCCTCCGGTGCGGTTCCTGGCCTAAGCAGCTATCCAAGAAGCACATGGCCTCCTTTGATAATACACCTCATGTTCGACCTAATGTTCGGCGCCGCTGTTCTTCTCGGGCTCATATTCGCATACGTGGTTCTGCAGTATCTTATCAAGAGGCGGCCGTTGTACAGCAGGCTTTGCCTTTGGCTGCTAATGCTAAGCGGTCTTCTGTCCGTTTTCGCGCTGGAGGACGGCTGGATAATGGAGGAGCTCGGAAGGCAGCCATGGATAATATACAACGTGATGCTGGTGAGCCAGGCAGCTAACCAGGCGCATGCGCTATCGCCAGTTGCGATGTTCATATTCGCATTCTACATCGCAGTGCTTCCGGCTACCGTATTTGCGATATTGAGGATATTCAAGGGAAGGCCCCTTGAAGGTGAACTGGCGAGCAGATGAACCTGTTATATTCCGTGAACTACCTGATATTCTCGGTATTCCTTACGCTGCTCATGCTGGAGATCGGTCTTGCGCTGGTAAGCCTGGCAGGCTCCGAGAGGTACAAGGACAGGATAGCCAAAATCATAAACCCGATATGGGAGGTAACGGGAACCTTCGCCATATTCTACGTTGTAAATTTCGAGGTAAGCTACCCGTTGGTGCTGGGCATTGTCGGCACCGCATACGCCGTTCCATTGCTGGTTGCTGCGATATTCCTCATAATAAGGAACGTCCTGCTTGCGCTCCGGGACTACGTTGGTTACGGGAAGCAATGGCCCAGGATAGTATATCCAATGTCCACGATAGTCGCAGGCGCATTGGCGATATCCGTCCTGAGCTCCGGGGTAAGCGGCATGGGGATAAATCTGGCAAATGGTGCCATAAACGCATCCTTCATATTCAACCCCTTCAATCTGCTTATCATACTGTCAATAATCCTGTTATCGTTCTCGCTTGCCAACGGCATAATAAAGGTAGACAGGTTCCATAAAGCCGGCATGATATCTGAAATCCTCGGATTCGCAATAGCGGCAATTGCCTCTTACGTTTATCTGCCGGGATTCCTGAAAGGCCAACAGACTAGTACGCTTTTAATCATTGTATCCCTAATAGTGTTAATAGCTGCGATAGCGCTTCAGGCGATTAAGGCCAAATACGCGGGTCCATTCAATGCGGTTTTTGTCGCGTTGCTCATAAACCTTTTCGGCGCCTCGATATACCCATACGTGTTCGGCACAGCCAACATAATGAATTATGCGGCAAGCAATGCGCTTGCAAGCCCTGAACTGCTGATAACGACGATAGGGGGCACGATGGTAGCACTTTCACTGATAGTGCTTATATACGTCAATTATGTAAAGAAATGAAAGATGCAAAAAAGATTTATTAGAAGGGATTTTATGATTAAAAAAATAACAGATTATATTTGGGAGGTGGAAAAAGAAGGAAATATGAATGTTCCTATACGTATATACGCAAATGAGACTATTAGGAGTACTATAGAAAAAGATAGAACATTAAAACAAGCGCTGAATGCATCGACACTTCCATCAATAGTAAAACATATGCTTTTAATGCCGGACATGCACGAAGGTTATTCGTTTCCAATAGGTGGTGTAGCTGCATTTGATGCAGAAAGCGGTATAATATCACCTGGTGCGATCGGATTTGATATCAACTGCGGGGTAAGACTAATAAAGACCAATCTTACTGTTAAAGATATCAAGCCAAAAATGAGTAAACTCATGGACCTGCTTGCAAAGAATGTCCCAAGTGGAGTGGGGAGCAAGATAAACCTGGGGTTTACACAAAAGGACTTGGAAAACGTCGCAGTGGAGGGCGTTGGCTACATGGTCGACAAAGGGTTCGGCTTCTCAGACGATGTTGACCATATAGAGGAATATGGTATGATAAAAGGTGCGGATTTCAGCAAGGTAAGCCAACTTGCAAAGAAAAGAGGTATCAATCATTTAGGGACTCTTGGCGCGGGGAATCATTTCCTTGAGGTTCAGCGCATAGATCAAACATTCGATGAGAAAATAGCAAAGGGATTCGGCCTTGAAAAGGACAACGTGACCATACTGGTACACAGCGGATCTCGCGGCTTTGGCCACCAGATATGCAGCGATTACCTTAGGCTATTTGCAGAATATCAACAAAAGAACAACATAAAACTTCCAGATCCTGAACTCAGCTATGCCTTTGTCAATTCGAAAGAGGCAGAATCATATCTGGGCGCGATGAGATGTGCTGTAAACTTCGCGTTCACAAACAGGCAGATAATGACGGATTCGATAAGGAAGACCTTTGCGGAGATATTCGGAAAAAGCCCAGAAGAGCTTGGGATGGAGCTGCTATACGACGTCGCTCACAA contains:
- the dxr gene encoding 1-deoxy-D-xylulose-5-phosphate reductoisomerase, whose product is MRERLAIFGSTGSIGVNALNVAEEQKNFDIVSLVCNGSNNGKIDIMERQIRRYNPEHAAVINEDAAKELKGRLSGSKGIRTEIYSGIEDAIKICTLPWVDKVVNSTVGISGLLPTIEFIHSGKDIAIANKESFVTGGSLINRLAREKGMEIAPIWEAGRKNGKRALYPIDSEHSAIWQCLQGEKGNEIDKIILTASGGPFRNSSIEEMKNATVDEALNHPTWKMGGRITIDSATLMNKGFEVIEAAWLFGVRPEQITIQVHPQSIIHSMVQFKDGSIKAQMSPPDMKLPIQYALTYPERMPSKSIPRLDLAKSTMLNFEGEPDTEKFRCLGLAFEALKLGGTAPAVLNGADEKAVELFLDRKIKLLDIPEAIEKALASHKVVGNPNIKDILLADREARGFVAEYAREKYPGKLKSVSI
- a CDS encoding cytochrome ubiquinol oxidase subunit I, translating into MTGYSLSVHIILASIGIALPVIMLLAEYVSIRFNDKDFELLSKRISIAFVILFALGTASGTLVALELLLVWPKFMAFISQVAILPFYIEVFAFFMESIFIGIYIYSWGKFRNRMLHLASGIPIAVGGALSAVLITMINAFMNTPNGFDVQAYLKGGTITGVMPFAVFSTPSTALEVSHVLATAYLAGILIFVAYMAFMLSRTGAENSKRYYRKAIRLAMVVGIIALAASIVTGLMSISALMHLQPEKFAAIEGNIYPQSYAPERIGGIPVNGSLEYYIALPSMQSILATGSASGAVPGLSSYPRSTWPPLIIHLMFDLMFGAAVLLGLIFAYVVLQYLIKRRPLYSRLCLWLLMLSGLLSVFALEDGWIMEELGRQPWIIYNVMLVSQAANQAHALSPVAMFIFAFYIAVLPATVFAILRIFKGRPLEGELASR
- a CDS encoding cytochrome d ubiquinol oxidase subunit II, which translates into the protein MNLLYSVNYLIFSVFLTLLMLEIGLALVSLAGSERYKDRIAKIINPIWEVTGTFAIFYVVNFEVSYPLVLGIVGTAYAVPLLVAAIFLIIRNVLLALRDYVGYGKQWPRIVYPMSTIVAGALAISVLSSGVSGMGINLANGAINASFIFNPFNLLIILSIILLSFSLANGIIKVDRFHKAGMISEILGFAIAAIASYVYLPGFLKGQQTSTLLIIVSLIVLIAAIALQAIKAKYAGPFNAVFVALLINLFGASIYPYVFGTANIMNYAASNALASPELLITTIGGTMVALSLIVLIYVNYVKK
- a CDS encoding RtcB family protein, which translates into the protein MIKKITDYIWEVEKEGNMNVPIRIYANETIRSTIEKDRTLKQALNASTLPSIVKHMLLMPDMHEGYSFPIGGVAAFDAESGIISPGAIGFDINCGVRLIKTNLTVKDIKPKMSKLMDLLAKNVPSGVGSKINLGFTQKDLENVAVEGVGYMVDKGFGFSDDVDHIEEYGMIKGADFSKVSQLAKKRGINHLGTLGAGNHFLEVQRIDQTFDEKIAKGFGLEKDNVTILVHSGSRGFGHQICSDYLRLFAEYQQKNNIKLPDPELSYAFVNSKEAESYLGAMRCAVNFAFTNRQIMTDSIRKTFAEIFGKSPEELGMELLYDVAHNIAKLEEHEVDGKRMKLYVHRKGATRAFGPGRDDIPKKYRDLGQPVLIPGSMGSASYVLAGRKEAMQETFGSSCHGSGRVMSRHQAIREIPTSRTLNDLKSKGIELRVRDRKLISEEAEWAYKDVNDVVRSIEGAKISNIVAKLVPLGVAKG